From Vogesella sp. XCS3, the proteins below share one genomic window:
- a CDS encoding zinc-finger domain-containing protein, which yields MAELKENTARIIEVTAKDLPLHCPTPDMVAWNSHPRVFLPVAKNGGEALCPYCGTRYKLTGPLPHGHH from the coding sequence ATGGCCGAACTGAAAGAAAACACCGCACGCATCATCGAAGTTACCGCCAAGGACCTGCCGCTGCACTGTCCTACCCCGGACATGGTAGCGTGGAACTCGCACCCACGCGTCTTCCTGCCGGTAGCCAAAAATGGCGGTGAAGCACTATGCCCTTACTGTGGTACCCGTTACAAGCTGACCGGCCCGTTGCCGCACGGCCACCATTAA
- the waaF gene encoding lipopolysaccharide heptosyltransferase II, which translates to MIKKILVIGPSWVGDSVMAQPLYRRLHERHPGLELHVFAPAWTLPLLSRMPEVAKAHLNPFGHGQLRLGERWRVARALRRENFDQVVVLPNSLKAALIPFLAGIPLRTGFTGELRYGLLNDTRELDEHALPTMVERFCALGEPPRQALNRPIAHPQLRSTPAAQENTARKLGLSLAQPIVAMCPGAEYGPAKRWPARHFAELARQYHAEGYQVWLFGSGKDKDIGDEIARLANGCALNLCGKTGLEEAIDLMGLAKLAVCNDSGLMHVAAALGVPLVGVYGSSSPDFTPPLSHSASIVSLNMDCSPCFERTCPYKHTHCLENLAPEQVRGAADGLLKLAASSSEPTTTSEA; encoded by the coding sequence ATGATCAAAAAAATACTGGTAATCGGCCCGTCGTGGGTAGGCGACAGCGTGATGGCGCAGCCACTGTACCGCCGCCTGCACGAACGCCACCCCGGCCTGGAGCTGCACGTCTTTGCCCCGGCATGGACCCTGCCCCTGCTATCGCGCATGCCCGAAGTCGCCAAGGCCCACCTGAACCCGTTCGGCCATGGCCAGCTGCGCCTGGGCGAGCGCTGGCGGGTAGCGCGCGCGCTGCGCCGCGAGAACTTCGACCAGGTCGTGGTACTGCCCAATTCGCTGAAGGCGGCGCTGATTCCGTTTCTGGCCGGCATACCGCTGCGCACCGGCTTTACCGGCGAGCTGCGCTACGGCCTGCTGAACGACACCCGCGAGCTGGACGAGCACGCACTACCAACCATGGTGGAGCGTTTCTGTGCGCTGGGCGAGCCACCACGCCAGGCGCTCAACCGGCCCATTGCCCACCCGCAGCTGCGCTCCACGCCAGCCGCCCAGGAAAACACTGCCCGCAAACTGGGCCTGTCACTGGCACAACCCATCGTCGCCATGTGCCCCGGTGCGGAATATGGCCCGGCCAAGCGCTGGCCAGCGCGCCACTTTGCCGAGCTGGCACGCCAATACCATGCCGAAGGCTACCAGGTATGGCTGTTCGGCTCGGGCAAAGACAAGGACATCGGCGACGAGATCGCCCGCCTGGCCAACGGCTGCGCGCTGAACCTGTGCGGCAAGACCGGCCTGGAAGAAGCCATCGACCTGATGGGTCTGGCCAAACTGGCGGTATGCAACGACTCCGGCCTGATGCACGTCGCCGCCGCACTGGGCGTGCCGCTGGTGGGCGTTTACGGCTCCTCCAGCCCCGACTTCACCCCGCCGCTGAGCCATAGCGCCAGCATTGTCTCGCTGAACATGGACTGCAGCCCCTGCTTTGAACGCACCTGCCCGTACAAGCACACGCACTGTCTGGAAAACCTGGCGCCAGAACAGGTACGCGGTGCAGCTGACGGGCTCTTGAAACTGGCTGCCAGCAGCAGCGAACCTACCACCACGAGCGAAGCATGA
- a CDS encoding TetR/AcrR family transcriptional regulator, with protein MSRNDLNNHQEANSRRMELIRAAAKLFRDQGYERTTVRDLGNAVGLQSGSLFYHFRTKEEILVAVMALGITATTEQLALTLAAANDTRSKLAALFHVHLHSLLGDNQAALEVMLYEWRSVSDSAKPGLIVLRDRYEALWQGVLDEAAAEGLIKQDTHLLRRTLLGSLHWTVQWYRNDGELSVAQLAERMLALTLQTR; from the coding sequence ATGAGCCGCAACGATCTGAACAACCACCAGGAAGCCAATAGCCGCCGCATGGAGCTGATCCGCGCGGCAGCCAAACTGTTTCGCGACCAGGGCTACGAGCGCACCACCGTACGCGACCTGGGCAATGCGGTAGGCCTGCAATCGGGCAGCCTGTTTTATCACTTCCGCACCAAGGAAGAGATTCTGGTTGCCGTGATGGCCCTGGGCATTACCGCCACCACCGAACAACTGGCCCTGACCCTGGCTGCGGCCAACGATACCCGCAGCAAGTTGGCCGCACTGTTCCACGTGCACTTGCACTCGCTACTGGGTGACAACCAGGCCGCACTGGAAGTAATGCTGTACGAATGGCGCAGCGTTTCCGACAGCGCCAAGCCTGGCCTGATCGTACTGCGCGACCGCTACGAAGCACTGTGGCAAGGCGTGCTGGACGAAGCCGCTGCAGAAGGCCTGATCAAACAGGACACCCACCTGCTGCGCCGCACCCTGCTGGGCAGCCTGCACTGGACGGTGCAGTGGTACCGCAACGATGGCGAGCTATCGGTAGCCCAGCTGGCCGAACGCATGCTGGCGCTGACCCTGCAAACGCGCTAG
- a CDS encoding YbaN family protein produces MATHTARKHLWAVLGWLNLALGIIGAVTPLLPTTVFILMAAACFSRSHPALEQKLLDHPRFGPAIRDWRTYRGMRRQTKRIALLAMAASFSISLAMLGSHPALQAMLAVLWLSLSAWIWHLPTITASSTMQPLPQCALRQVAQKEESHGHQQH; encoded by the coding sequence ATGGCAACACATACTGCGCGCAAGCACCTGTGGGCCGTACTGGGCTGGCTGAACCTGGCACTGGGCATCATCGGTGCCGTCACCCCCCTGCTTCCCACCACCGTGTTCATCCTGATGGCTGCCGCCTGTTTTTCCCGCAGCCACCCCGCGCTGGAACAAAAGCTGCTGGATCACCCGCGCTTTGGCCCCGCCATACGTGACTGGCGAACTTATCGCGGCATGCGCAGACAAACCAAACGTATCGCCCTGCTCGCCATGGCGGCTTCATTCAGCATCAGTCTGGCCATGCTGGGCAGCCACCCTGCGCTACAAGCCATGCTGGCCGTATTGTGGCTAAGCCTGTCCGCCTGGATCTGGCACCTGCCCACCATTACCGCCAGCAGCACGATGCAGCCACTACCGCAATGCGCCTTGCGACAAGTGGCGCAAAAGGAGGAGTCTCATGGACATCAGCAGCACTAA
- a CDS encoding YjfB family protein, whose translation MEIGSSTSTNVKQAAETFVLKKAMEVSSDTMQTLMASVEQSAPKTNNPPHLGQTVDVKA comes from the coding sequence ATGGAGATTGGTTCCAGCACCAGCACAAACGTGAAGCAGGCGGCGGAAACGTTTGTCTTGAAAAAAGCCATGGAGGTGTCCAGCGACACCATGCAGACGCTGATGGCGTCTGTAGAGCAAAGCGCGCCCAAAACAAACAACCCGCCTCACCTGGGGCAGACCGTGGATGTAAAAGCTTGA
- the trxB gene encoding thioredoxin-disulfide reductase, with product MSQTRHCPLLILGSGPAGYTAAVYAARANLKPVLITGMAQGGQLMTTTEVDNWPADVAGVQGPELMQRFQQHAERFGTEMIFDHIHTTKLDEKPIRLIGDSGEYTCDALIIATGASAKYLGLPSEQAFSGKGVSACATCDGFFYRNQDVAVVGGGDTAVEEALYLANIAKHVTLIHRRDTFRAEKIMIDKLMARVAEGKVTLKLNANLDEVLGDDSGVTGARLKFNDGSTEDIKLMGVFIAIGHKPNTDIFKGQLELDETGYIVTRGGREGNATATSVPGVFAAGDVQDHIYRQAITSAASGCQAALDAERYLDHG from the coding sequence ATGAGCCAAACTCGTCACTGCCCCCTGCTGATCCTCGGTTCCGGCCCGGCTGGCTACACGGCCGCCGTGTATGCTGCACGCGCCAACCTGAAACCCGTACTGATCACCGGCATGGCGCAAGGCGGCCAGCTGATGACCACCACCGAGGTGGACAACTGGCCAGCAGACGTGGCTGGCGTACAAGGCCCGGAGCTGATGCAGCGCTTCCAGCAGCACGCCGAGCGCTTTGGCACCGAAATGATCTTCGACCACATCCACACCACCAAGCTGGATGAGAAGCCGATCCGCCTGATTGGCGATAGCGGCGAATACACCTGCGATGCCCTGATCATTGCCACCGGCGCTTCCGCGAAATACCTGGGCCTGCCATCCGAACAAGCCTTCTCCGGCAAAGGCGTATCCGCTTGCGCCACCTGCGATGGTTTCTTCTATCGCAATCAGGACGTTGCCGTAGTAGGCGGTGGTGACACCGCGGTAGAAGAAGCCCTGTACCTGGCTAATATCGCCAAGCACGTTACCCTGATCCACCGCCGCGACACCTTCCGTGCGGAAAAGATCATGATCGACAAGCTGATGGCCCGCGTTGCCGAAGGCAAAGTCACCCTGAAACTGAACGCCAACCTGGACGAAGTGCTGGGTGACGACAGCGGCGTGACCGGCGCCCGCCTGAAGTTCAACGACGGCAGCACCGAAGACATCAAGCTGATGGGTGTATTCATCGCCATTGGCCACAAGCCGAACACCGACATCTTCAAAGGCCAGCTGGAGCTGGATGAAACCGGCTACATCGTGACCCGTGGCGGCCGCGAGGGCAATGCCACCGCCACCAGCGTGCCAGGGGTGTTTGCTGCGGGCGATGTGCAAGACCACATCTACCGCCAGGCCATCACCAGCGCCGCATCGGGCTGCCAGGCCGCGCTGGACGCCGAGCGCTACCTCGACCACGGCTAA
- a CDS encoding Smr/MutS family protein, translating to MAVAAPPPEPDFPSLMRDVRPLKPDGRIQHPMPRPRPRPLHHAAHRMHHSGENEQGLFAQMLGWFEPAHIDIEHRSPGMPAHTLKKLKAGHWPVCAELDLHGLDRFEAHEQLALFLHRARHQGQCVRIIHGKGLSSRGEPVLPKMVRSWLTHHPEVLAFCETRTQHGGSGAVLALLKRPG from the coding sequence GTGGCCGTTGCGGCACCGCCGCCGGAGCCGGACTTCCCCAGCCTGATGCGCGACGTACGCCCGCTCAAGCCGGATGGCCGCATACAACACCCCATGCCCCGCCCGCGGCCACGGCCGCTTCACCATGCAGCGCACCGCATGCACCACTCGGGCGAGAACGAGCAAGGCTTGTTTGCGCAGATGCTGGGCTGGTTCGAACCAGCACACATCGATATCGAGCACCGCAGCCCCGGCATGCCGGCCCATACGCTGAAAAAGCTGAAAGCCGGCCACTGGCCAGTATGTGCCGAGCTGGACCTGCACGGCCTGGACCGTTTCGAAGCGCACGAGCAGCTGGCGTTATTCCTGCACCGCGCGCGCCATCAGGGCCAGTGCGTACGCATCATCCACGGCAAGGGCTTGAGCTCGCGCGGCGAACCGGTGCTACCCAAAATGGTCCGCAGCTGGCTGACCCACCACCCCGAAGTACTGGCCTTTTGTGAAACCCGCACCCAGCACGGTGGTAGCGGTGCCGTACTGGCACTGCTCAAACGCCCCGGCTGA
- a CDS encoding peroxiredoxin: MEHCPSFTAPATSGQSISLPGNGLTVLYFYPKDNTPGCTTQATGFRDHHAAFAAANVTIVGVSRDSLKSHENFKAKYELPFELISDPEETVCNLFAVMKLKNMYGKQVRGIERSTFVIDSAGNILKAWRGLKVPGHVEEVLAFVNTI, from the coding sequence ATGGAACATTGCCCAAGCTTTACCGCCCCCGCCACCTCTGGCCAGAGCATCTCCCTGCCAGGCAACGGCCTGACCGTGCTGTACTTTTACCCCAAGGACAACACCCCGGGCTGCACCACCCAGGCCACCGGCTTTCGTGACCACCATGCTGCGTTTGCTGCGGCCAACGTCACTATTGTGGGTGTATCGCGTGACAGCCTGAAATCGCATGAAAACTTCAAGGCAAAGTACGAATTGCCATTTGAATTGATCAGCGATCCGGAGGAAACTGTATGTAATCTGTTTGCTGTCATGAAGCTGAAAAATATGTACGGCAAACAGGTAAGAGGAATCGAACGCAGCACTTTTGTCATCGACAGCGCGGGCAATATCCTCAAAGCCTGGCGCGGCCTGAAGGTCCCTGGCCATGTCGAAGAAGTGCTGGCATTCGTGAACACCATTTAA
- a CDS encoding PhoH family protein: MASRKKTKTVKLFVLDTNVLLHDPTCLFRFEEHDVFIPIITLEELDTHKKGMTEVARNARQASRFLDEIVSQAAGNIDSGIPLKSASRDAANGKLRLQTQAIHAVLPASMPVGKADNQILGIVVALKEREPERSVILVSKDINMRIKASALGLEAEDYFNDKVLEDTDLLYTGTREIDAAFWERNGKDLKSWQEHGRTYYQIKGPDVTSLHLNQLLWQQGEQLLQCRVTQIDGKSAVLETLKDYSHQKNNVWGITARNREQNFALNLLMNPEVDFVTLLGQAGTGKTLLTLAAGLAMTLEQKLYSEIIMTRVTVPVGEDIGFLPGTEEEKMLPWMGALEDNLDVLNRNEDDGGDWGRAATRDLIRSRIKVKSLNFMRGRTFLNKYLIIDEAQNLTPKQMKTLITRAGPGTKVVCLGNISQIDTPYLTEGSSGLTYVVDRFKGWDHSGHITLQRGERSRLADHAAEVL, translated from the coding sequence ATGGCAAGCCGCAAAAAGACCAAAACCGTCAAGCTGTTTGTTCTCGATACCAACGTGCTACTGCACGACCCTACCTGCCTGTTCCGCTTCGAGGAACACGACGTCTTCATCCCCATCATCACGCTGGAAGAACTGGACACCCACAAGAAGGGCATGACCGAAGTCGCCCGCAACGCGCGCCAGGCCAGCCGCTTTCTGGACGAGATCGTCAGCCAGGCCGCCGGCAATATCGACAGCGGCATTCCACTCAAAAGCGCCAGCCGCGATGCGGCCAACGGCAAGCTGCGCTTGCAAACGCAAGCCATCCACGCCGTGCTGCCTGCCAGCATGCCGGTCGGCAAGGCGGACAACCAGATTCTGGGCATCGTGGTAGCACTGAAAGAGCGCGAGCCGGAGCGCAGCGTGATCCTGGTGTCCAAAGACATCAACATGCGCATCAAGGCCAGCGCACTGGGGCTGGAGGCGGAAGACTACTTTAATGACAAGGTGCTGGAAGACACCGACCTGCTGTACACCGGCACGCGCGAAATCGATGCGGCCTTCTGGGAACGCAACGGCAAAGACCTGAAATCGTGGCAGGAACACGGCCGTACCTACTACCAGATCAAGGGCCCCGACGTGACCAGCCTGCACCTGAACCAGCTGCTGTGGCAGCAAGGCGAGCAGCTGCTGCAGTGTCGCGTCACCCAGATAGACGGCAAGAGCGCGGTACTGGAAACGCTGAAAGACTACAGCCACCAGAAAAACAATGTGTGGGGCATCACCGCGCGCAACCGCGAGCAAAACTTTGCCCTGAACCTGCTGATGAACCCCGAGGTCGACTTTGTCACCCTGCTGGGCCAGGCCGGCACCGGCAAGACCCTGCTGACGTTGGCCGCAGGCCTGGCCATGACGCTGGAACAAAAACTGTACAGCGAAATCATCATGACCCGTGTTACCGTGCCGGTGGGCGAAGACATTGGCTTTCTGCCCGGCACCGAGGAAGAAAAAATGCTGCCGTGGATGGGCGCACTGGAAGACAACCTGGACGTGCTCAACCGCAACGAAGACGACGGCGGAGACTGGGGCCGCGCCGCCACGCGCGACCTGATCCGCAGCCGCATCAAGGTCAAGTCACTGAACTTCATGCGCGGCCGCACCTTCCTCAACAAATACCTGATCATCGACGAAGCGCAGAACCTGACACCCAAGCAGATGAAAACCCTGATTACCCGGGCCGGCCCCGGCACCAAGGTGGTCTGCCTGGGCAATATCAGCCAGATCGACACGCCCTACCTCACCGAGGGCAGCTCCGGCCTGACCTACGTCGTTGACCGCTTCAAAGGCTGGGACCATTCCGGCCATATCACCCTGCAGCGCGGCGAACGTTCGCGCCTGGCAGACCACGCCGCCGAGGTACTGTGA
- a CDS encoding alpha/beta hydrolase — MPWFAAQGYDCWALSLEGHGHSDGKAWLAAVSIDDYVANVGQAIRQIGSMPVLIGHSMGGFVAQQYLQQHSAAALVLLASVPHTGLAASTWRLFQQAPDVLIGLNMFQSGRQSPEVGDLRHMLFSDDAPASTVAWMAANSQVESLRAIMDMSMVSPFSRTQLRLPTLLLGGEHDHLVSAAEVRQMGAALNLPAEILPAMAHMMMLDTRWQQVAQRIDQWLQQHLMT; from the coding sequence ATGCCCTGGTTTGCCGCACAAGGCTACGACTGCTGGGCACTGAGCCTGGAAGGCCACGGCCATAGCGATGGCAAAGCCTGGCTGGCCGCCGTGAGCATAGACGACTACGTGGCCAACGTTGGCCAGGCCATACGCCAGATCGGCAGCATGCCGGTATTGATCGGCCACTCCATGGGCGGCTTCGTGGCGCAGCAATACCTGCAGCAGCACAGCGCCGCCGCTCTGGTACTGCTGGCATCGGTGCCGCATACCGGCCTGGCCGCCTCTACCTGGCGGCTGTTTCAGCAGGCGCCAGACGTGCTGATCGGGCTGAACATGTTCCAGAGTGGCCGCCAGTCACCCGAGGTGGGCGACTTGCGCCACATGCTGTTCTCGGACGACGCACCAGCCAGCACCGTGGCCTGGATGGCGGCCAACAGTCAGGTGGAAAGCCTGCGCGCCATCATGGACATGTCCATGGTATCGCCGTTTAGCCGCACGCAGCTGCGCCTGCCCACCTTGCTACTGGGCGGCGAACACGACCACTTGGTCAGCGCCGCCGAAGTACGCCAGATGGGCGCAGCGCTGAACCTGCCTGCCGAGATCCTGCCTGCCATGGCGCACATGATGATGCTGGACACGCGCTGGCAGCAGGTGGCACAGCGCATTGATCAATGGCTGCAACAACACTTGATGACATAG
- a CDS encoding DUF808 domain-containing protein gives MAGSSLLMLIDDIATILDDVAVMTKVAAKKTAGVLGDDLALNAQQVAGVQADRELPVVWAVAVGSLRNKAILVPLALAISAFAPVLITPLLMIGGAFLCFEGVEKLAHKYLHAAEESAEHNDRLAALTNPAVDMVTYEQDKIKGAITTDFILSAEIIAITLGTVASQPFMSQLVVLTGISLIMTVGVYGLVAGIVKLDDIGLYLTRKPGAGSQQLGRALVNAAPPLMRFLAVAGTIAMFLVGGGILTHGLPFAHHAIEAAAHSVASVAGIGGLLAAIVPAVLDGLFGIVAGALVLAVVMLIGKLHGNAAAH, from the coding sequence ATGGCTGGTAGTAGCCTGCTGATGCTGATTGATGACATTGCCACCATCCTGGACGATGTTGCCGTAATGACCAAAGTTGCCGCCAAGAAAACCGCCGGCGTGCTGGGTGACGACCTGGCGCTGAACGCCCAGCAAGTAGCCGGCGTACAGGCTGACCGCGAGCTGCCAGTGGTCTGGGCGGTAGCGGTAGGCTCCCTGCGCAACAAGGCTATTCTGGTGCCACTGGCACTGGCTATCAGCGCTTTCGCACCCGTACTCATTACCCCGCTGCTGATGATAGGCGGTGCTTTTTTGTGCTTTGAAGGCGTAGAAAAACTGGCACACAAATACCTGCACGCTGCCGAAGAAAGCGCCGAGCACAACGACAGGTTGGCCGCACTCACCAACCCGGCCGTGGATATGGTGACCTACGAGCAAGACAAGATCAAAGGCGCCATCACCACCGACTTTATCCTGTCGGCCGAGATCATCGCCATCACCCTGGGCACGGTGGCGAGCCAGCCCTTCATGTCACAGCTGGTGGTACTGACAGGCATCTCGCTGATCATGACCGTTGGCGTGTACGGCCTGGTAGCCGGCATCGTGAAGCTGGACGATATCGGCCTCTACCTTACCCGCAAACCTGGCGCCGGCAGCCAGCAGCTGGGCCGCGCGCTGGTTAACGCCGCTCCGCCGCTGATGCGTTTTCTGGCCGTGGCCGGCACCATCGCCATGTTCCTGGTAGGCGGTGGCATCCTGACGCACGGCCTGCCATTTGCCCACCACGCGATCGAAGCCGCCGCTCACAGCGTGGCCAGCGTCGCTGGCATTGGCGGCCTGCTGGCAGCCATCGTACCGGCCGTGCTGGATGGCTTGTTCGGCATTGTGGCCGGCGCGCTGGTACTGGCCGTGGTGATGCTGATCGGCAAATTGCACGGCAACGCCGCCGCACACTAA
- a CDS encoding Hsp70 family protein produces MTVQACGVDFGTSNSTVGWCRPGVPSLLALEEGKTTLPSVIFFNAEEESTTVGRAAIAEYLDGYEGRLMRSLKSILGTSLMNGQTEVQGRPLRFLDLLSMFIGQLKQRAEQNAGRGFEQAVFGRPVFFVDDDPVADRLAQDTLGEIARKVGFKEVAFQFEPIAAAFDYESRIQREELVLIVDIGGGTSDFSLLRLAPERAHLLDRRADILANGGVHIGGADFDKQLSLYSVMPQLGYRSRLKNNAEVPSGFYFNLATWHTINFAYTRKALSDLQGVYPDALEQGKLDRLFSLIDKRAGHWLAIQVEAAKIALSDAPQTRLEMGEIERGLFHDILRGDFDEAIGKQIVSIETTVARLLADAQLQAGEVDTVFFTGGSSGVPLLRERIAAMFPAARAVEGDRYGSIGSGLALDASRRFA; encoded by the coding sequence ATGACTGTACAAGCCTGTGGCGTGGACTTTGGTACGTCCAATTCGACAGTAGGCTGGTGCCGCCCCGGTGTGCCCAGCCTGTTGGCGCTGGAAGAGGGCAAAACCACCTTGCCATCGGTGATCTTTTTCAATGCCGAAGAAGAAAGCACCACCGTTGGCCGCGCGGCCATTGCCGAGTACCTGGATGGCTACGAAGGCCGCCTGATGCGCTCGCTCAAGAGCATTCTGGGCACCAGCCTGATGAACGGCCAGACCGAGGTGCAAGGCCGGCCTTTGCGTTTTCTGGACTTGCTGTCCATGTTTATTGGCCAGCTTAAGCAGCGCGCCGAGCAGAACGCCGGCCGAGGTTTCGAGCAGGCGGTGTTTGGCCGCCCGGTTTTCTTTGTGGATGACGACCCGGTAGCCGACCGCCTGGCGCAAGACACCCTGGGCGAGATTGCACGCAAAGTGGGCTTCAAAGAGGTGGCCTTCCAGTTCGAGCCCATCGCCGCAGCCTTCGACTACGAAAGCCGCATCCAGCGCGAAGAACTGGTGTTGATCGTGGATATCGGCGGTGGTACCTCCGACTTCTCCTTGCTGCGCCTGGCGCCCGAACGCGCCCACCTGCTGGACCGCCGCGCCGATATTCTGGCCAATGGCGGCGTGCATATTGGCGGTGCCGATTTTGACAAGCAGCTGAGCCTGTATTCGGTAATGCCGCAGCTGGGCTACCGCTCGCGCCTGAAGAACAATGCCGAGGTGCCATCGGGCTTTTACTTCAACCTGGCTACCTGGCATACCATCAACTTTGCCTATACGCGCAAAGCCTTGTCCGATTTGCAGGGTGTGTACCCGGACGCGCTGGAGCAGGGCAAGCTGGACCGCCTGTTCTCGCTGATCGACAAGCGCGCTGGCCACTGGCTGGCGATCCAGGTAGAGGCGGCCAAGATTGCGCTGTCCGACGCGCCGCAAACCCGCCTGGAGATGGGCGAGATCGAGCGGGGGCTGTTTCATGACATCTTGCGCGGCGATTTTGACGAGGCCATCGGAAAGCAGATTGTCAGCATTGAAACGACGGTGGCGCGCTTGCTGGCCGACGCGCAGCTGCAGGCGGGCGAGGTGGATACCGTGTTCTTTACCGGCGGCTCCAGCGGCGTGCCGCTGCTGCGCGAGCGTATCGCTGCCATGTTCCCAGCTGCCCGCGCGGTGGAAGGCGACCGCTACGGCAGTATCGGCAGCGGCCTGGCGCTGGATGCCTCGCGGCGTTTTGCCTGA
- a CDS encoding DUF962 domain-containing protein yields the protein MKTLQAHLVNYAAYHRDLRNIHTHFVGIPLIVLAVAVLLACLPLVLGLSALHPVLLGAIVFYLRLDLGLGALMAAFMLLAGWAGVQLAALPWGGWLGLMLFVAGWVIQFVGHWYEGRKPAFVDDLVGLLVGPLFVMAEWLFLLGFYRDLQARIIEGAGPVRAVQKVAAGR from the coding sequence ATGAAAACGCTGCAAGCGCATTTAGTCAATTACGCCGCTTATCACCGCGATCTGCGCAATATCCATACCCACTTTGTCGGCATTCCACTCATCGTGCTGGCGGTGGCCGTATTGCTGGCCTGTTTACCGCTGGTGCTGGGGCTGTCGGCGCTGCACCCGGTATTGCTGGGTGCCATCGTGTTCTATCTGCGGCTGGATCTGGGTCTGGGGGCACTCATGGCGGCATTCATGCTGTTGGCCGGCTGGGCCGGTGTGCAGCTGGCTGCTTTGCCATGGGGTGGCTGGCTGGGGCTGATGTTGTTTGTGGCCGGCTGGGTAATACAGTTTGTCGGCCACTGGTACGAGGGGCGCAAGCCGGCCTTTGTCGACGACTTGGTAGGTTTGCTGGTGGGGCCGCTGTTCGTGATGGCTGAGTGGCTGTTTTTGCTGGGGTTTTACCGTGATTTGCAAGCGCGCATCATAGAAGGTGCCGGCCCGGTGCGTGCAGTGCAGAAAGTCGCGGCAGGTCGCTGA
- a CDS encoding Crp/Fnr family transcriptional regulator: MPLPHEAFCQAGDKTGALRLLADSSWFASLPDTLQTSLQTLGRSRSLPAGGYLFLQGDPADGLYGILQGSVLIGSSSAVGKNSVLARLAPGQWFGEVALFDQGPRTHNAHTDSGCLLWHVPHGALLAWLEGWPQGWYYLGQLMAGKTRQLMSGLAQQTLLSPEARVAQRLLLLAGDGQAVSLSQEALASATGISRQTCNTILGQLADAGLISIARKQLTLLNRPALLRIGAN; the protein is encoded by the coding sequence ATGCCCTTGCCGCACGAGGCGTTCTGTCAAGCTGGCGACAAAACCGGGGCTTTGCGCCTGCTGGCTGACAGCAGCTGGTTTGCCAGCCTGCCAGACACCCTGCAAACCAGCCTGCAAACGCTGGGTCGCAGCCGCAGCCTGCCCGCGGGCGGTTATCTCTTTCTGCAAGGCGACCCGGCAGACGGGCTGTATGGCATTTTGCAAGGCAGCGTGCTGATTGGCAGCAGCTCGGCAGTAGGCAAAAACAGCGTGCTGGCGCGCCTTGCCCCCGGCCAGTGGTTTGGCGAGGTCGCGCTGTTTGACCAGGGCCCGCGCACACACAATGCCCATACCGATAGTGGCTGCCTGCTGTGGCATGTACCACACGGCGCACTACTGGCCTGGCTGGAAGGTTGGCCGCAGGGCTGGTACTACCTGGGTCAGCTCATGGCAGGGAAAACCCGCCAGCTCATGAGCGGGCTGGCGCAACAAACGCTGCTGTCACCGGAAGCCCGCGTGGCACAGCGCCTGCTCTTGCTTGCCGGCGATGGCCAAGCCGTGAGCCTGAGTCAGGAAGCATTGGCCAGCGCCACCGGCATTAGCCGGCAAACCTGCAATACCATTCTGGGCCAGTTGGCAGACGCCGGGCTGATCAGCATAGCGCGCAAACAGCTTACCCTGCTGAACCGGCCAGCCCTGCTGCGTATTGGCGCAAATTAG